Proteins from a genomic interval of Desulfovibrio desulfuricans:
- a CDS encoding GNAT family N-acetyltransferase, translating to MQEFAVRSVRQNDLESIAEIESVCFPAAEAASRASFKERIAAFPESFLVAEVGGRLVGYINGCATDSPVIYDELFYSTSHHNKTGENLTVFGLAVIPEFRKQGIASQLMKNFVQTAKKLGKKKVILTCKERLIRYYECFGYMNDGISKSSHGGAQWFDMTLGLDT from the coding sequence ATGCAAGAATTCGCAGTTAGAAGTGTTCGCCAGAATGATTTGGAGAGTATAGCTGAAATAGAATCCGTGTGCTTTCCTGCGGCTGAAGCCGCCTCACGGGCCTCCTTTAAGGAAAGGATTGCGGCTTTTCCTGAGTCTTTTCTTGTGGCTGAAGTTGGCGGTAGATTGGTAGGGTATATTAACGGATGCGCTACCGATAGCCCCGTCATATACGATGAACTCTTTTATAGCACCTCTCACCACAATAAGACTGGGGAAAACCTAACTGTTTTCGGGCTGGCTGTGATTCCAGAATTTCGGAAGCAAGGCATTGCCTCCCAGCTCATGAAGAATTTTGTGCAAACAGCTAAAAAGTTAGGCAAAAAGAAAGTCATACTGACGTGCAAAGAGCGACTGATTCGCTACTACGAATGCTTTGGTTATATGAATGATGGAATTTCGAAATCAAGTCATGGCGGGGCGCAGTGGTTTGATATGACGCTTGGGCTTGATACGTAA